Proteins encoded within one genomic window of Felis catus isolate Fca126 chromosome C1, F.catus_Fca126_mat1.0, whole genome shotgun sequence:
- the LOC109502307 gene encoding cytochrome b-c1 complex subunit 7-like, with product MQDDIIYGNDDMKETIRKLPENFYNNRMFHIKRALDLTMKQQIVPKEHWTKCEEYKFYLEPYLK from the coding sequence ATGCAAGATGACATAATATATGGGAATGATGATATGAAAGAGACCATAAGAAAGCTTCCTGAGAACTTTTACAACAACAGGATGTTTCACATTAAGAGAGCATTGGACCTGACCATGAAGCAGCAGATTGTGCCTAAAGAGCATTGGACAAAATGTGAAGAGTATAAATTCTACCTTGAACCGTATCTGAAATGA